The following proteins come from a genomic window of Brevibacillus antibioticus:
- a CDS encoding ArsR family transcriptional regulator, translating into MKEGILLKLRLGVIGADDSLAIIESVMREFPEIEYLPIVYWKEEEIPDLIIPHVDEVDMWLFSGQVPYAMVSESGKVQVPMAYVPHLGASLYRTLLHLSHQLGVRVDEVSFDTFSPEELEHFMDEAGIAGGYKWLKHYEGAISADELADYHEQLWKEGKTKVAVTCLRTADVELARRGVPVHRVVPTRAGVISVIHMLLRTNEMLHFKDTQIAVQMMEIDPFRELAGGNFSTDEWQNAEIKTMEKLLRYAKHLQGSLKTAGPGRYVIFTTRGNLQEVTRDYAIMPDLEELFGIRADLVTCGIGIGKTAYEAEIHGGAALLHAKERGTGNWMVFFDDKSVVGPLGRAEQITYRYDSEKLQELSQLTSLSVMTLSKIYSILKKRGSQEIHATELASYLQILPRSARRILIELESKGLAQVIREENPHPRGRPRKVYRIVWQA; encoded by the coding sequence GTGAAAGAGGGAATTTTGTTGAAGCTGCGACTAGGCGTAATCGGCGCGGACGATTCACTTGCCATCATCGAATCAGTCATGCGAGAGTTTCCCGAAATTGAATACTTGCCGATTGTCTATTGGAAAGAAGAAGAAATCCCCGATCTGATCATACCGCATGTGGATGAGGTGGATATGTGGCTGTTCTCCGGACAGGTCCCTTATGCCATGGTGAGCGAGTCAGGCAAGGTCCAAGTGCCGATGGCTTATGTGCCTCATCTCGGTGCGAGCTTGTACAGAACCTTGCTTCATCTGTCCCATCAATTAGGAGTCCGGGTGGATGAAGTGAGCTTTGATACATTTTCACCAGAAGAACTGGAGCATTTTATGGACGAAGCTGGCATCGCTGGTGGCTACAAATGGCTCAAGCATTACGAGGGAGCGATCTCAGCCGATGAACTGGCGGATTACCACGAACAGCTTTGGAAGGAAGGCAAGACAAAGGTGGCAGTCACCTGCTTGCGGACAGCAGATGTAGAGCTGGCACGCAGAGGTGTCCCTGTACATCGGGTTGTGCCGACACGTGCAGGCGTGATTTCGGTCATTCACATGCTTTTGCGTACGAACGAAATGCTTCACTTTAAAGATACCCAAATTGCCGTTCAGATGATGGAGATCGACCCATTTCGCGAGCTGGCCGGTGGCAACTTTTCCACAGATGAATGGCAAAATGCCGAGATCAAGACGATGGAAAAGCTTTTGCGCTACGCGAAGCATTTGCAAGGCTCACTGAAGACAGCAGGTCCCGGACGCTACGTCATTTTTACAACGCGGGGCAACTTGCAAGAAGTGACCCGTGACTATGCGATCATGCCAGATTTGGAGGAGCTGTTTGGCATTCGTGCTGATCTGGTGACGTGTGGAATTGGGATCGGCAAGACTGCTTATGAAGCAGAAATCCACGGTGGCGCGGCTTTGCTGCACGCCAAAGAGCGCGGGACAGGCAACTGGATGGTCTTCTTTGATGACAAAAGCGTCGTAGGGCCGCTTGGTCGTGCTGAACAGATCACCTATCGGTACGACTCAGAAAAATTGCAAGAGCTCAGCCAGCTTACCTCTCTTAGTGTCATGACACTCTCTAAAATCTACTCCATACTCAAAAAGCGAGGCTCTCAGGAAATTCATGCGACAGAATTAGCCTCGTATCTGCAAATTCTGCCACGAAGTGCCAGACGAATCCTGATTGAACTGGAGTCAAAGGGACTAGCGCAGGTGATCAGGGAAGAAAACCCGCACCCGCGGGGCAGACCGCGCAAGGTGTATCGGATCGTATGGCAAGCGTAA
- a CDS encoding HXXEE domain-containing protein: protein MLELSHLIWLFLVVFLFHDFEEIVMVEGWVRAKKDIIRQTVPEQLMKLIEPSLSMNTAQFAIAVSCIFAVLSAAVILTVTTLSTGTYFSFFLVCLHVMFLHVFMHVSHTVVLRTYTPGVVTAVAFVLPYCLYTYDRLLEAGLATWPLIWSTLPYSLLIVPVLYVAHRIGEAAGKVIPR from the coding sequence ATGCTGGAGCTGTCCCATCTGATTTGGCTGTTTTTAGTCGTTTTCCTGTTTCATGATTTCGAGGAGATCGTAATGGTAGAAGGTTGGGTGCGAGCCAAAAAAGACATCATTAGACAGACGGTGCCAGAACAACTTATGAAGTTGATAGAGCCTTCGCTTTCGATGAACACGGCGCAATTTGCCATCGCAGTCTCTTGTATTTTCGCCGTTTTATCAGCAGCGGTCATCCTGACTGTCACGACGCTTTCGACTGGAACGTACTTCTCGTTTTTCCTGGTTTGTTTGCACGTGATGTTTCTCCATGTTTTCATGCATGTTAGTCATACCGTTGTCCTTCGCACGTATACACCTGGTGTGGTGACGGCTGTGGCATTTGTTTTGCCGTATTGTTTATATACGTATGATCGATTGCTTGAGGCTGGGCTTGCGACGTGGCCGTTGATATGGAGCACGCTGCCGTACAGCTTGCTGATCGTCCCTGTTTTGTACGTGGCACACCGGATTGGGGAGGCAGCAGGTAAAGTGATCCCCCGATGA
- the trpS gene encoding tryptophan--tRNA ligase, whose amino-acid sequence MKTIFSGIQPSGILTLGNYLGAMKHFVPLQDQFNCFYCIVDQHAITVPQEPAVLRENIRRLAALYLSVGLDPNKMTLFVQSEVPAHAKLGWIMLCTSYLGELERMTQFKDKSDGRGESIPGGLLAYPPLMAADILLYGTDFVPVGEDQKQHLELTRDLAARFNNRYGDIFTIPEVRLPETGARIMSLAEGTKKMSKSDPNQGAFISMLDDPDTITKKIKRAQTDSDSVVRYDKAEKPAVSNLMTIYSLCSGKTLDEIEAMYEGKGYGAFKTELAEVVVETLRPIQERFEQLFHSSELDDILTAGADKANKVANEMLYKVEKVMGMARI is encoded by the coding sequence ATGAAAACCATCTTTTCAGGCATTCAACCGAGTGGTATTTTGACACTCGGCAACTACTTGGGCGCGATGAAGCACTTCGTTCCGCTTCAAGATCAGTTCAACTGCTTTTACTGCATCGTAGACCAGCATGCAATCACCGTTCCACAGGAGCCTGCTGTCCTTCGCGAAAACATCCGTCGTCTCGCGGCTCTCTATTTGTCCGTTGGCCTCGATCCGAACAAAATGACGCTGTTCGTCCAATCCGAAGTACCAGCCCATGCCAAGCTCGGCTGGATCATGCTGTGTACCTCTTACCTGGGTGAATTGGAGCGCATGACTCAATTCAAGGACAAATCCGATGGACGGGGTGAATCCATTCCAGGCGGTCTGCTGGCTTATCCTCCATTGATGGCTGCTGATATTTTGCTTTACGGTACTGATTTCGTCCCTGTGGGCGAGGATCAGAAGCAGCATCTGGAGCTGACTCGTGATTTAGCCGCTCGTTTTAACAACCGTTATGGCGACATTTTCACCATTCCAGAGGTTCGCCTGCCTGAGACTGGCGCACGTATCATGTCTCTTGCGGAAGGCACCAAGAAAATGAGCAAATCCGATCCAAACCAAGGCGCCTTCATCTCCATGCTGGATGATCCAGACACCATCACGAAAAAAATCAAACGCGCGCAAACGGATTCCGACAGCGTTGTGCGTTATGACAAAGCAGAAAAGCCTGCTGTCTCTAACCTCATGACCATCTACTCTCTCTGCTCTGGAAAAACGCTGGATGAGATTGAAGCGATGTACGAGGGTAAGGGCTATGGCGCATTCAAAACCGAGCTGGCGGAAGTTGTCGTAGAAACATTGCGTCCGATTCAAGAACGCTTCGAGCAGCTGTTCCACTCCTCTGAGCTGGATGATATCCTGACTGCCGGAGCGGACAAAGCGAATAAGGTCGCGAACGAGATGCTGTACAAAGTGGAAAAAGTGATGGGGATGGCACGTATCTAA
- a CDS encoding VOC family protein: protein MIHEMTFQLRTSDFAKGQAWYQSFLQREPDFVPHEGFAEWEVLPGCWLQLAEGTPAEGSGPVRFAVVDIEMERERLVNELQIEPFEIFQREEVPVKWGTFADPWGNRLGLFEYLDAAEKEEKQKRLAKL, encoded by the coding sequence ATGATCCATGAGATGACGTTTCAATTGCGTACTTCTGATTTCGCCAAAGGACAAGCCTGGTACCAGAGCTTCTTGCAAAGAGAGCCGGATTTTGTTCCTCATGAAGGATTTGCTGAGTGGGAAGTCTTGCCTGGGTGTTGGCTGCAGCTGGCAGAGGGGACGCCAGCGGAAGGAAGCGGTCCCGTGCGATTTGCTGTGGTCGATATCGAGATGGAAAGAGAAAGACTAGTCAACGAGCTACAAATCGAACCGTTTGAAATTTTTCAACGAGAAGAAGTACCAGTCAAGTGGGGGACGTTCGCCGATCCATGGGGAAATCGTCTTGGGTTGTTTGAGTACCTGGATGCGGCTGAAAAAGAGGAGAAGCAAAAAAGACTTGCGAAGCTGTAG
- a CDS encoding TetR/AcrR family transcriptional regulator has product MTKDKLSKGELSRSRLLAAAASVFAAKGFHRTRVSDIVKAAGLTQASFYQYFDSKEGLYQQLTDTFVTKLWELADSGQKVTALTKADAFQQVRENLLALFRFFQELPELTQIVLYQAEEGEELHRKLASIVAANLRRNQIAGHVRIELTVEVAAEAMIAVVDRMTTRYLLTGEKTAEQLADDVVSFFAYGILQANE; this is encoded by the coding sequence ATGACCAAGGACAAATTGTCAAAAGGAGAGTTGAGTCGCAGTCGGTTGCTAGCGGCAGCAGCTTCTGTGTTCGCGGCAAAAGGCTTTCATCGTACACGGGTGAGTGACATCGTGAAGGCAGCAGGCTTGACACAGGCGTCGTTTTACCAATATTTCGACAGCAAGGAAGGCCTGTATCAGCAGTTGACGGACACATTCGTCACCAAGCTGTGGGAATTAGCGGACAGCGGTCAAAAGGTAACGGCCTTGACGAAGGCAGATGCCTTCCAGCAGGTACGGGAAAACTTGCTCGCCTTGTTCCGATTTTTTCAGGAGTTGCCTGAATTGACCCAGATCGTGCTGTATCAGGCAGAAGAGGGCGAAGAGCTGCATCGCAAGCTGGCTTCGATTGTTGCTGCCAACTTGCGACGAAATCAGATTGCTGGGCACGTCCGTATCGAGTTGACTGTAGAGGTGGCGGCAGAGGCAATGATCGCAGTCGTAGACCGTATGACGACGCGGTATTTGCTGACGGGCGAGAAAACAGCGGAGCAGCTTGCAGATGACGTGGTATCTTTTTTTGCATATGGAATTTTGCAGGCAAACGAATAG
- a CDS encoding queuosine precursor transporter: MFNFWIGVLFALVNFGLFLLCYRLFGRMGLYAWIGMATVLANIQVVKTIEMFGLVMTLGNTIYASIYLVSDLLNEKYGEREAKKAVWFGFFTLIAATIIMQLVLVFEPQPQGPEIQRSLETIFGLMPKVALGSLCAYFVSQFVDVKIYSWLKKKCPGPNQLWIRNNGSTLFSQLLDSVTFCTIAFLGEFPMDVWWQILLTTYLIKFVVSAASTPVLYIARSMKVDES, translated from the coding sequence ATGTTTAATTTTTGGATCGGAGTGCTTTTTGCTCTGGTGAACTTCGGGCTGTTCCTGCTCTGCTACCGACTGTTCGGCAGAATGGGACTGTACGCGTGGATTGGGATGGCTACCGTGCTAGCCAACATCCAGGTGGTCAAAACAATCGAGATGTTCGGTTTGGTTATGACGCTCGGCAATACGATTTATGCTTCTATTTATTTGGTAAGCGATCTATTGAACGAGAAGTATGGGGAAAGAGAAGCGAAAAAAGCCGTATGGTTCGGCTTCTTTACCTTAATTGCGGCAACGATCATCATGCAGCTCGTGCTGGTATTTGAACCACAACCACAGGGACCAGAGATCCAAAGATCGTTGGAAACGATTTTTGGCTTGATGCCAAAAGTGGCATTAGGTAGCTTGTGTGCATATTTTGTCAGCCAATTTGTCGACGTGAAAATCTATTCGTGGTTGAAGAAAAAATGCCCAGGCCCCAATCAGCTCTGGATTCGCAATAATGGAAGCACGCTCTTCAGTCAGTTGCTCGACTCGGTTACCTTTTGCACGATTGCCTTTTTGGGAGAATTCCCGATGGACGTATGGTGGCAAATCCTGTTGACTACCTACTTGATCAAGTTTGTCGTATCGGCAGCTTCGACGCCAGTTCTCTATATCGCACGCAGTATGAAAGTAGACGAAAGCTAA
- a CDS encoding chitobiase/beta-hexosaminidase C-terminal domain-containing protein: protein MLKKRGGSSRWPKLALIAAVVMGTVLPTGWMPQAKAARANHVVISEVYGGGGNTGAHYKDDFIELYNPTDTSVSLVGWSVQYAAATGPSWNKTDLTGSIAPHGFYLIQQAAGTGGVADLPAPEVTGTLAMAGAQGKVALVSHATPLTGADVSSQPGVVDMVGYGAANAYEGNSPAPATSNSTSAQRISDTSGILPNGGNGWDTNNNGNDFITGAPTPKNTQIPVEPPLPTDVTDKPNATELIFDHTDPIQATIRGYVGQGRTIKVYASQPTGTGSDTPLALQDSDASGVIELTFANPGPNAQGVYLTATEGSKKESASIELKPAAASPALVQDKVSLQALNGVGELRGEAGAAAGNAILRAYDPQKQPLMLSNKETGTAQANRSFSFTIPNIDQLDHILITQQTTGEYGKSFESTEVTVTKSAVGSTTIAEARNTPVGTNVIVVGTVTAMFEAGGQNNVYFQDETAGLVLRAPGLTGKIEVGDKIRATGKMNDYNGLAQLEAATSNVEIVQKQAGVPNPQIVTSTDFSAAKGEALEGKLVTVKVVTVKSVTSGNYTLEDQHGKFVSRPAATLPLSVNKSYAAITGVVNYDRNEYKLVPRTTADLVEDENKVTMVTASPAGPMVTQGTKVTLATPMADATIFYTIDGSTPSRGSIKYTGPLQIDADTTLSAIAVKDGYTDSHVATFRYVIQKENTRIHDIQGTSHRSPMADGTVNHVPGIVTAIVRSGSNVQGFYMQDPQPDADPFTSEGIYVYEPKAAVNPGDEITVSGAVKEYVPSNRAGTDLTQTQIDATNIVIGARKALPDPFILGKDNYKYPKGIIDNDSLGKFDPDQDGIDFWESLEGMLVQIDNPIVVGETKTFTNPRATEFVVIDDRAHLNQPRTPAGGVVLEATDFHPERITVSDKLESITGEVKVGDKFDGPLVGIVDYSFANYKLFHTQSFTVQSSHYEPPVTSISPKEDKLTIASYNIENFSAKTDSAKINRIAETIVENMKAPDIIGVVEMQDNNGPTDNGQTDATQSANALIKAMENKKGPTYRYTDIAPQNNQDGGQPGGNIRVGFFYNPERVQLAAKTPGGATDAVQIETRDGVVHLSHNPGRVDPTNAAFASSRKPLAAEFIFQGEPVIVIANHFNSKGGDQALFGKDQPPQLVSEVQRMKIARVLNQFVKEIHAAQAKANVVVLGDLNDFPFSNPVQELADGVLTNMVEKLPKGEQYTYVYQGNSQVLDQILVSNHLEDDTKVDIVHINAGLTEREGRVSDHNPVLVQLDMKDRGTPEKTAQEVAKSITQLTQPAAGETRLKLPEVPTGFTIAIKSSSDPAVISLDGKITLPYRQTNVDLVLEVIRASDQSTAVTQALTVQVPAKPESPPPVTPPDRTPTPDSQRDLNKQAAQVISASNEENIILEQVHQVLSHLEKLLDAEKWTPTEKWETVSDTITTVLEAVAEQAERGAISEESLQAVTKSFLNKAFDPLTEAVIEDEEIARLALASLTSLAKIALEPLDEKDISKEVAKQVRTLAEELLKKLGTVVIKDGDEIKADDEQVEELLDILGEFMKAVESVKEKIGFAPVLFVQVKEGDGEASDTRSRKGEAADPTVTLEQKLVEQLKEKEVGIRVTLDSEAWVEVPSAYFSAQRAREFALALTEANGNGWKGVPNPGEAYQLQVWSNGKKDTNLGKKGFTLGLPVANDASEKLQAYSYRSNVWRAAMGLKGKAIQVTKVDELGIFTVTTAASYVVGESVLKRIEIEPKSLKLAQGEEAQLKVMAILGNDVEEDVTEVAGIEFTSSKPEQVEVDETGRILVLDDAKPRTRVTITISYAGKTAKVTVTVKSN from the coding sequence ATGTTGAAAAAAAGAGGAGGTTCTTCCCGATGGCCAAAGCTGGCGCTTATAGCCGCGGTCGTGATGGGAACTGTTTTACCGACCGGGTGGATGCCACAGGCAAAAGCTGCGCGAGCTAATCATGTGGTGATCAGTGAGGTATATGGGGGTGGGGGGAACACTGGTGCCCATTACAAGGACGATTTCATTGAGCTGTACAACCCGACAGACACGTCTGTTTCGCTCGTAGGCTGGTCTGTTCAGTATGCAGCTGCTACTGGACCCAGCTGGAACAAGACTGATTTGACAGGAAGCATAGCTCCCCATGGGTTTTATTTGATCCAGCAAGCAGCAGGAACGGGCGGTGTAGCAGACCTCCCTGCTCCTGAGGTTACGGGAACGCTTGCAATGGCTGGAGCACAAGGAAAGGTCGCATTGGTTAGCCATGCTACGCCTTTAACCGGGGCGGATGTATCCTCCCAGCCGGGTGTTGTAGATATGGTCGGATACGGAGCAGCAAATGCATATGAGGGCAACTCTCCTGCACCAGCTACTTCAAACTCGACCAGTGCCCAACGTATAAGCGACACCAGCGGTATTTTGCCGAATGGCGGGAATGGCTGGGATACCAATAACAACGGCAACGATTTTATCACAGGGGCACCTACTCCAAAAAACACGCAAATCCCAGTAGAACCGCCACTACCAACAGACGTGACCGATAAGCCGAACGCTACGGAACTTATTTTTGATCATACTGATCCTATTCAAGCAACAATTCGCGGCTATGTCGGTCAAGGGCGGACGATTAAGGTTTATGCGAGTCAGCCTACAGGAACAGGTAGCGACACTCCTTTGGCTCTGCAAGATTCGGATGCTTCGGGAGTGATCGAGCTGACTTTTGCCAATCCCGGTCCAAATGCGCAGGGAGTCTATCTCACGGCAACGGAAGGGAGTAAGAAGGAGAGCGCGAGCATCGAGCTGAAGCCAGCTGCTGCCAGTCCAGCTTTGGTGCAGGATAAAGTCAGCCTGCAAGCATTGAACGGTGTGGGCGAGCTTCGAGGAGAAGCAGGAGCGGCAGCAGGGAATGCAATCCTTCGCGCATACGATCCGCAAAAACAACCACTGATGCTTAGTAACAAAGAAACAGGAACGGCGCAGGCAAACAGGTCATTTTCCTTTACGATTCCAAATATTGATCAGCTGGATCATATCCTCATAACGCAGCAAACAACTGGAGAATATGGCAAGTCGTTTGAGAGCACGGAAGTTACCGTGACCAAGTCAGCTGTAGGTTCGACTACCATTGCCGAAGCAAGAAACACTCCGGTAGGAACGAACGTGATTGTCGTCGGAACGGTGACGGCGATGTTTGAAGCGGGCGGACAAAACAACGTGTATTTCCAAGATGAGACGGCGGGACTCGTCCTTCGTGCGCCAGGATTGACTGGCAAAATTGAAGTAGGAGACAAGATTCGCGCTACCGGAAAAATGAATGACTATAATGGGCTGGCACAGCTCGAAGCAGCTACTAGCAACGTGGAAATCGTGCAGAAGCAAGCGGGAGTGCCTAACCCACAAATCGTGACTTCCACTGATTTTTCCGCTGCTAAAGGAGAGGCTTTGGAAGGCAAGCTGGTGACGGTAAAGGTAGTCACTGTCAAATCAGTAACGAGTGGCAATTATACGCTGGAGGATCAGCACGGCAAGTTTGTGTCGCGTCCTGCTGCCACTCTTCCGCTTTCAGTGAACAAGAGCTATGCCGCTATTACAGGCGTGGTCAACTACGATCGCAATGAATACAAGCTGGTTCCGCGGACTACCGCTGATCTCGTAGAGGACGAGAATAAAGTCACTATGGTCACAGCGAGCCCAGCAGGTCCTATGGTGACACAGGGAACAAAAGTCACGCTCGCAACGCCGATGGCTGACGCAACGATTTTCTATACGATAGATGGTTCAACGCCGAGCAGGGGAAGCATCAAGTATACGGGACCGCTCCAGATTGATGCGGATACGACTCTTTCAGCCATAGCCGTCAAGGATGGTTATACAGACAGCCATGTAGCCACCTTCCGCTACGTGATTCAAAAAGAAAACACTCGCATACATGACATTCAAGGAACATCGCACCGCTCACCAATGGCCGATGGAACAGTGAATCATGTTCCGGGAATCGTAACGGCTATCGTCCGAAGCGGCAGTAATGTACAAGGCTTTTATATGCAAGACCCGCAGCCGGACGCAGATCCATTTACCTCGGAAGGTATATACGTTTACGAGCCAAAAGCTGCGGTCAACCCTGGCGATGAAATAACGGTTAGCGGGGCTGTCAAGGAATACGTGCCATCGAACAGGGCGGGTACAGACCTTACCCAGACCCAAATTGATGCGACCAACATTGTGATCGGCGCTAGAAAAGCACTCCCAGATCCTTTCATCCTGGGCAAAGACAACTACAAATATCCGAAAGGAATTATCGACAACGACAGCCTCGGCAAATTCGATCCAGATCAAGACGGCATCGACTTCTGGGAAAGTCTCGAAGGTATGCTGGTGCAGATCGATAATCCAATCGTGGTTGGCGAAACCAAGACGTTTACCAATCCACGTGCAACGGAATTTGTCGTCATTGATGATCGAGCGCATTTAAATCAGCCGCGTACACCAGCTGGCGGAGTGGTGCTCGAAGCCACTGATTTTCACCCCGAGCGCATCACCGTATCAGACAAACTCGAATCGATTACCGGTGAGGTGAAAGTCGGGGACAAATTTGACGGACCGCTGGTTGGTATCGTTGACTACAGCTTTGCAAATTACAAGTTGTTCCATACACAGTCATTTACGGTACAGTCAAGCCATTATGAGCCACCAGTGACAAGTATTTCGCCAAAAGAAGATAAGCTGACAATCGCTTCGTACAACATCGAGAATTTCTCGGCAAAAACTGATTCCGCCAAAATCAACCGCATTGCTGAGACGATCGTGGAAAATATGAAGGCGCCGGATATTATCGGTGTGGTGGAAATGCAGGATAATAATGGCCCAACAGACAATGGGCAAACAGATGCTACGCAGTCTGCGAATGCGTTGATCAAAGCAATGGAAAACAAAAAAGGCCCGACTTACCGATACACTGATATCGCGCCTCAGAATAATCAAGATGGTGGACAGCCAGGAGGAAACATCCGTGTCGGCTTCTTCTACAACCCAGAGCGGGTACAGTTGGCAGCAAAAACGCCAGGAGGCGCGACTGATGCGGTGCAAATCGAGACAAGAGATGGTGTAGTGCATTTGTCACACAATCCAGGACGGGTAGATCCGACCAACGCGGCGTTTGCTTCGAGCCGTAAGCCACTGGCAGCCGAGTTCATTTTCCAAGGAGAGCCAGTCATTGTCATCGCGAACCATTTCAACTCCAAGGGTGGAGATCAAGCGCTGTTTGGAAAAGATCAGCCGCCACAGCTGGTCAGTGAAGTACAACGAATGAAAATTGCCCGTGTGTTAAATCAGTTTGTAAAAGAAATCCATGCAGCACAAGCAAAAGCAAATGTTGTGGTGTTGGGTGATCTCAACGATTTCCCGTTTTCGAATCCGGTGCAGGAATTGGCAGATGGCGTTTTGACCAATATGGTGGAGAAACTGCCAAAGGGTGAGCAGTATACGTACGTGTACCAAGGGAACTCTCAAGTCTTGGATCAAATTTTGGTCAGCAACCATTTGGAGGATGACACGAAGGTTGATATCGTTCACATCAACGCTGGCCTGACTGAGCGCGAGGGACGTGTGAGCGATCATAATCCTGTCCTTGTCCAGCTGGATATGAAGGATCGTGGCACGCCGGAAAAAACAGCACAAGAAGTGGCGAAAAGCATCACGCAGCTCACACAGCCAGCAGCGGGTGAGACGCGCTTGAAGCTGCCAGAAGTACCTACAGGCTTTACCATCGCAATCAAGTCTTCTAGTGATCCAGCAGTCATTTCGCTGGATGGCAAAATTACGCTGCCATATCGCCAGACGAATGTAGACCTGGTTTTGGAGGTCATACGAGCATCCGATCAATCGACAGCAGTGACCCAAGCATTGACCGTGCAGGTTCCAGCCAAGCCGGAGTCACCGCCGCCAGTTACACCGCCGGACAGAACACCGACACCGGACTCGCAGCGAGATTTGAACAAGCAAGCAGCTCAGGTCATCTCCGCAAGTAACGAGGAGAACATCATTTTGGAACAGGTGCATCAAGTACTCAGCCATCTGGAGAAACTTCTGGATGCCGAGAAATGGACGCCGACTGAGAAATGGGAGACAGTCAGCGATACGATCACGACTGTACTCGAGGCAGTAGCCGAGCAGGCTGAGCGAGGAGCCATCAGCGAAGAGTCACTGCAAGCTGTGACGAAGAGCTTTTTGAACAAAGCATTTGACCCACTCACTGAAGCTGTCATCGAGGATGAAGAGATTGCCCGATTGGCACTTGCCTCCTTGACGAGCTTGGCGAAAATAGCACTGGAGCCGCTCGATGAAAAGGATATTTCCAAAGAGGTAGCCAAGCAAGTCCGTACACTGGCAGAAGAGCTTTTGAAAAAGCTTGGTACTGTAGTCATAAAAGATGGGGATGAGATCAAGGCAGATGACGAACAAGTAGAGGAACTTCTGGACATACTTGGGGAATTCATGAAAGCAGTCGAGTCCGTGAAAGAAAAGATCGGCTTTGCTCCGGTGCTATTCGTTCAGGTGAAAGAAGGCGATGGCGAGGCGAGCGACACGCGTTCTCGCAAGGGAGAAGCTGCTGACCCGACGGTGACCTTGGAACAGAAGCTCGTTGAACAATTAAAGGAAAAAGAGGTAGGCATTCGCGTAACCTTGGACAGCGAAGCATGGGTAGAGGTACCTAGCGCCTATTTTTCCGCGCAGCGTGCAAGAGAGTTTGCCCTTGCTCTGACGGAAGCAAATGGGAACGGATGGAAAGGTGTGCCGAACCCTGGCGAAGCGTATCAATTGCAAGTGTGGAGTAACGGCAAAAAAGATACAAATCTTGGCAAAAAAGGCTTTACTCTTGGTCTGCCAGTCGCCAACGACGCAAGCGAAAAGCTTCAGGCGTATTCGTACCGGAGCAATGTGTGGAGAGCAGCTATGGGACTCAAGGGTAAAGCGATCCAGGTGACGAAAGTAGACGAACTAGGGATCTTTACCGTAACGACGGCGGCCTCTTATGTCGTCGGGGAGAGTGTCCTGAAAAGGATCGAGATCGAGCCGAAATCTCTCAAGCTAGCCCAGGGCGAGGAAGCCCAGCTCAAGGTGATGGCGATTCTTGGTAATGATGTGGAAGAAGACGTTACCGAAGTAGCGGGTATCGAGTTCACATCTAGCAAGCCCGAACAGGTAGAGGTTGATGAGACGGGACGTATTCTTGTCTTGGATGATGCCAAACCAAGGACAAGAGTGACCATCACGATCAGCTATGCTGGCAAAACAGCCAAGGTAACTGTGACGGTTAAGAGCAATTAA